A portion of the Bifidobacterium sp. ESL0800 genome contains these proteins:
- a CDS encoding amino acid permease, translating to MTGQSGTITDNNTSSGNGASRANGGTAAGNLSGGGSDTGNFGNGTGKSAKPKKQGGNHVLRKLKTRQISMIALGGCIGTGLFMTSGGTIAEAGPGGGLVAYAAMGVMIYFLMTSLGELATNMPVSGSFAVYSSKYVDPALGFAMGWDYWLNWAIAGATDISTAALLMQYWFPKSPGWVWSLTMLVIIFCLNAFVVSAFGETEFWLALIKVVTIIIFIVVGLLMIFGIMFQPAVGFQNFTYKGGPFIGGLPAIMGVFLIAGYSFQGTEVVGVTAGESENPTQAVPKAINNVFWRIILFYLLSIFVIAAIIPYTDPNLLGASDSNIAMSPFTIVFEKAGLAGAASIMNAVVLTSILSAVNTGAYASSRMLYGMAKDGYAPKFLGTTTKRGVPLAALITTLCIEALAFSSSIFGPKFYMWLVTATGLTGFISWIGIALSHFRFRRAFKLQGHQLSELKYRAKLFPFGPILAIVLCLLVICGQDLPGFASGNWGELLATYFSVILVAILYFGFKFTHHTHIVRLKDMDVSSARPEVLKKKAETIQQETTTAAGAEQQ from the coding sequence ATGACTGGTCAGTCGGGCACAATAACAGACAACAACACAAGCAGCGGGAACGGCGCAAGCCGTGCGAACGGCGGCACAGCAGCCGGCAACCTATCTGGCGGCGGCAGCGATACCGGCAATTTCGGAAACGGCACCGGAAAATCCGCAAAACCCAAAAAACAAGGCGGCAACCACGTGTTGCGCAAGCTCAAAACCCGACAGATCTCGATGATCGCCCTCGGCGGGTGCATCGGCACCGGCCTCTTCATGACCTCCGGCGGCACCATCGCCGAAGCCGGGCCTGGCGGCGGACTTGTGGCCTACGCGGCCATGGGCGTGATGATCTACTTTTTGATGACCAGCCTCGGCGAGCTCGCCACCAACATGCCGGTCTCCGGCTCGTTCGCGGTCTACAGCTCCAAATACGTCGACCCGGCGCTGGGATTCGCGATGGGCTGGGACTACTGGCTCAACTGGGCCATCGCCGGCGCCACCGACATCTCCACCGCCGCGCTTTTGATGCAGTACTGGTTCCCGAAGTCGCCAGGCTGGGTGTGGAGCCTGACGATGCTCGTCATCATCTTCTGCCTCAACGCCTTCGTAGTCTCGGCGTTCGGCGAGACGGAGTTCTGGCTGGCGCTGATCAAGGTCGTCACCATCATCATCTTCATCGTCGTGGGGCTCTTAATGATCTTCGGCATCATGTTCCAGCCGGCCGTCGGTTTCCAGAACTTCACCTATAAAGGAGGGCCGTTCATCGGCGGCCTGCCCGCAATCATGGGCGTCTTCCTCATCGCCGGCTACTCGTTCCAAGGCACCGAGGTCGTGGGCGTGACCGCGGGCGAATCCGAGAACCCGACGCAGGCGGTGCCGAAGGCCATCAACAACGTTTTCTGGCGCATCATTCTCTTCTATCTGCTTTCGATCTTCGTGATCGCGGCCATCATCCCCTACACCGACCCGAACCTCTTGGGCGCTTCCGACAGCAATATCGCGATGTCGCCGTTCACCATCGTCTTCGAGAAGGCCGGGCTGGCGGGCGCTGCGAGCATTATGAACGCCGTCGTGCTCACCTCGATTTTGTCCGCCGTCAATACCGGTGCCTACGCCTCCAGCCGTATGCTCTACGGCATGGCCAAGGACGGCTACGCACCCAAGTTCCTAGGGACCACCACCAAGCGCGGGGTGCCGCTGGCGGCGCTGATCACCACGCTCTGCATCGAGGCGCTGGCGTTCTCGTCGAGCATTTTCGGACCGAAATTCTATATGTGGCTGGTCACCGCGACCGGCCTGACCGGCTTCATCTCCTGGATCGGCATCGCGTTGAGCCACTTCCGCTTCCGTCGCGCGTTCAAGCTGCAGGGCCACCAGCTCTCCGAGCTCAAGTACCGCGCCAAACTCTTCCCGTTCGGGCCAATTCTGGCCATCGTGCTCTGCTTGCTGGTGATCTGCGGGCAGGACCTGCCGGGCTTCGCCTCCGGCAACTGGGGCGAGCTGCTGGCCACCTACTTCAGCGTCATTCTCGTCGCCATCCTCTACTTCGGCTTCAAGTTCACGCACCACACCCACATCGTGCGTTTGAAGGATATGGACGTGAGCTCTGCCCGCCCCGAGGTGCTGAAGAAGAAGGCCGAGACGATTCAGCAGGAGACGACGACCGCGGCTGGCGCAGAGCAGCAATAA
- a CDS encoding ABC transporter ATP-binding protein: MLRISKYLSKTEIGQMLLSLAFIAGQVFFDLKLPDYMSKVTALVETPGSQMADIWKEGGKMLLVSLGSVVCAIAVGYFMARVGASFSQRLRSLEFRKVESFGPAEMNKFSTASLITRSTNDITQIQMFITMGVLLVFRAPIMAVWAIFKIAGKGFEWTVATAAATAIMLVFVIAIMTMVMPKFRSMQRLTDNINAVARENLTGLRVVRAYNAEDYQEAKFARVNDDLTDTQLFTTRTMAAMNPVMSSVMNGLGLAIYWIGAYLIKDAALPADKLTDFSNMVVFSSYAMQVIMAFLLLSMVFVLWPRADVSAQRVMEVLDTEPSVKSGTAREGKPGETGTVEFRNVGFAYPDTREEMLRGVSFTARRGQTIAFIGSTGSGKSTLVNLVPRFYDATEGEVLIDGVNVRDYDIKALRDKIGYVPQQSVMFKGTVASNVSYGDRPGDAETVEVADTSTAKGRKRELALIEGESERDELSAEQKANVRAASEVAQASEFVDRMDGGYEAPIAQSGSNVSGGQKQRLSIARAVYRHPEIMVFDDSFSALDFKTDRAVRDALKTHAADATKLIVAQRVGTIMDADQIVVLDDGKVVGKGTHKELLANCEVYKEIAESQLSPDELAA; the protein is encoded by the coding sequence ATGCTTCGTATCAGCAAATACCTCTCCAAAACGGAGATCGGGCAGATGCTGCTGAGCCTGGCGTTCATCGCCGGACAGGTCTTTTTCGACCTGAAGCTGCCGGACTATATGTCCAAGGTGACGGCGCTGGTCGAGACGCCGGGCAGCCAAATGGCCGATATCTGGAAAGAGGGCGGCAAGATGCTGCTCGTCTCGCTGGGCTCCGTGGTCTGCGCCATCGCCGTCGGCTACTTCATGGCCCGCGTCGGCGCCTCGTTCAGCCAGCGTCTGCGCTCGCTCGAGTTCCGCAAGGTCGAATCCTTCGGGCCGGCCGAGATGAACAAGTTCTCCACGGCCTCGCTGATCACCCGCTCCACCAACGACATCACACAGATTCAGATGTTCATCACCATGGGCGTCCTGCTGGTCTTCCGCGCGCCGATCATGGCCGTCTGGGCCATTTTCAAGATCGCGGGCAAAGGCTTTGAATGGACGGTGGCCACGGCCGCTGCCACAGCGATCATGCTGGTTTTCGTCATCGCCATCATGACTATGGTCATGCCGAAGTTCCGCTCGATGCAGCGCCTGACCGATAATATCAACGCCGTCGCCCGCGAGAACCTGACCGGCCTGCGCGTCGTCCGCGCCTACAACGCCGAGGACTATCAGGAAGCCAAATTCGCGCGCGTCAACGACGACCTGACCGACACCCAACTCTTCACCACCCGCACGATGGCCGCGATGAACCCCGTCATGTCGAGCGTGATGAACGGCCTGGGCCTCGCCATCTACTGGATCGGCGCCTACCTCATCAAGGACGCGGCGCTGCCGGCCGACAAACTCACCGACTTCTCGAATATGGTCGTCTTCTCCAGCTACGCGATGCAGGTCATCATGGCCTTTCTGCTCCTGAGCATGGTCTTCGTGCTCTGGCCTCGTGCCGACGTCTCCGCACAGCGCGTCATGGAGGTGCTCGACACCGAGCCGTCCGTCAAGTCCGGCACGGCTCGCGAGGGCAAGCCGGGAGAGACCGGCACCGTCGAGTTCCGCAACGTTGGTTTCGCGTACCCCGACACCCGCGAGGAGATGCTGCGCGGCGTCAGCTTCACCGCCCGTCGCGGCCAGACCATCGCCTTCATCGGCTCCACCGGTTCCGGCAAATCGACGCTGGTCAACCTCGTGCCGCGCTTCTACGACGCTACCGAGGGCGAGGTGCTGATTGACGGCGTCAACGTTCGCGACTATGACATCAAGGCGCTGCGCGACAAGATCGGCTACGTGCCGCAGCAGTCGGTGATGTTCAAGGGCACCGTGGCATCCAACGTCAGCTACGGCGACCGGCCCGGCGACGCCGAGACCGTCGAGGTGGCCGATACCTCCACCGCCAAGGGCCGTAAGCGCGAACTGGCGCTGATTGAGGGCGAAAGTGAGCGCGATGAGCTGAGCGCAGAACAGAAGGCGAACGTTCGCGCCGCTAGCGAGGTGGCGCAGGCCAGCGAGTTCGTCGACCGTATGGACGGCGGCTACGAAGCGCCGATCGCGCAGAGCGGATCCAACGTCTCCGGCGGCCAGAAGCAGCGGCTTTCCATCGCCCGCGCCGTCTACCGTCACCCGGAGATCATGGTCTTCGACGACTCGTTCAGTGCGCTCGACTTCAAGACGGACCGCGCGGTGCGCGACGCCTTGAAAACGCACGCCGCCGACGCCACCAAGCTCATCGTCGCCCAGCGCGTCGGCACCATCATGGACGCCGACCAGATCGTCGTGCTCGACGACGGCAAGGTGGTGGGCAAGGGCACGCACAAGGAGCTGCTCGCCAATTGCGAGGTCTACAAGGAGATCGCCGAATCGCAGCTGAGCCCCGACGAGCTCGCCGCGTAA
- a CDS encoding MarR family transcriptional regulator yields the protein MGFEQEALRDLNWSAANSKSVLWNELDRSNRGEPFVLRQLLRHGTATPTQLAVALHASSGRVSALLKALEAKGLVSREIDEKDRRNILVSLTDAGRKQATNDQGKIDSAVCWIFSQMGERRTREFVNLAEEFIVYLTVCKPGEGRPDAAEVSQAFKDWEQRHEEWLEAGREEVRGPHADESEQAKG from the coding sequence ATGGGTTTTGAGCAGGAGGCGTTGCGCGATCTCAACTGGAGCGCGGCAAATAGCAAGTCTGTGCTATGGAACGAGCTGGACCGCTCGAACCGCGGTGAGCCATTCGTGCTGCGCCAGTTGCTGCGGCATGGCACCGCCACGCCTACCCAGCTCGCCGTCGCGCTGCATGCCAGTTCGGGCCGTGTTTCCGCGCTGCTGAAGGCGTTGGAGGCGAAGGGACTCGTCTCGCGCGAGATCGACGAGAAGGACCGACGCAACATATTGGTCTCGCTGACCGATGCCGGACGAAAACAGGCCACGAACGATCAGGGGAAGATCGACTCGGCCGTCTGCTGGATTTTCTCGCAGATGGGGGAGCGGCGCACCCGCGAGTTTGTGAACCTGGCCGAGGAATTCATCGTCTACCTCACGGTGTGCAAGCCTGGTGAGGGCCGTCCCGATGCCGCCGAAGTCTCGCAGGCCTTTAAGGACTGGGAGCAACGGCACGAGGAGTGGCTCGAAGCGGGGCGCGAAGAGGTGCGCGGCCCCCATGCGGACGAGTCGGAGCAAGCCAAAGGGTAA
- a CDS encoding BspA family leucine-rich repeat surface protein: MKRFLYRAIGLLACAATLLGVSVAADAAGTAETAETQTGSSETSASAPQQKSEPASNAVNAKSENGNDLDVRKLEIKKVDSCPASSNPATDPASIYMDAKDPLVAHVCPGIITDESYEINDIYHSLYNSLSDVLDDERAQDHSHSYYPSDDANSLSHKVTRVVFDDPAHTALVGDVSNEFEDLTSVVSFDGINDIDTSRATNMDFLFHDDISLTSLDIHSWKTGNVRGNTCAGMQYMFEGTPSLTSLDLHTGPNGEWDVSGVTSMMEMFDGLYDTWRHPDKHERLKTIDITGWDTSNVEDMEMMFAYRPLLTEIKGVGQLKVTKVRRFRFMFGQDHSLTDIDISGWEPTHNYPWDDGPDSDHMFEGTKITSLDLSGFRGGPFWGGMEGQFPMGVKRFTVGPDTVLCRNGDWDKDKDANGMTVCTYGFNFHVRPGRKYSIYESDDNLDYNDEGLDPDYTGRWAQFPLDDDGTGLPLWIGKKDGDTNYGQDAEDELNQRVTNSNVDPASGIGAGVYEWQESRVIVNYAPNGPQGTTVSFDGTPGKLMPQQIQPVGDADTSLKPNVTVNPKGAYTTDGWRVASWNTKADGTGKSVAADGTGKIHFHSGQSTLYAQWEKVAPQPNPGTNPGTNPGAGTNPGTDPGTKPGSGTDTKPGTGSDTKPGNGSGSDSGTKPGKNPGTKPGKKPGANPAVRPDQPKKPGADKGKSDKDKPGTSVPSDTSNGSKPSAPSARAAGTTPVTALPSVPNVLRRAPVAAAPAPLAGGSDAVPDLLNKAPRRYKACQVAWVASGAPCPSENTTAVVSPTHMRSPIGALLAVLLPFLFILLAMALRRKQDLLPVRHAAEWSFPR; the protein is encoded by the coding sequence ATGAAACGATTTTTGTATCGCGCTATCGGGTTGCTGGCTTGCGCGGCGACGTTGCTCGGAGTCTCGGTAGCCGCCGACGCCGCCGGGACCGCGGAAACGGCGGAAACGCAAACCGGCAGCAGCGAGACAAGCGCCTCCGCGCCGCAGCAGAAGAGTGAGCCTGCGAGCAACGCTGTGAATGCCAAGAGCGAAAACGGCAATGATCTGGATGTCAGGAAGTTGGAGATCAAGAAGGTGGATTCCTGCCCTGCTTCCTCCAATCCTGCGACGGATCCCGCATCGATCTACATGGATGCCAAGGACCCGTTGGTCGCGCATGTGTGCCCGGGCATTATCACCGATGAATCGTATGAAATCAATGATATCTATCATTCGCTCTACAATTCCTTGTCCGACGTTCTTGACGACGAAAGGGCGCAGGATCACAGTCATAGTTACTACCCAAGCGATGATGCGAACAGTTTGTCCCATAAAGTGACGCGCGTCGTGTTCGATGACCCCGCCCATACCGCTTTGGTCGGCGATGTCAGCAATGAGTTCGAGGACTTGACGAGCGTCGTATCTTTTGACGGCATCAATGATATCGACACGAGCCGTGCGACCAATATGGACTTTCTGTTCCACGACGATATCTCACTGACTTCTCTTGATATCCACTCATGGAAGACCGGCAACGTGAGGGGCAACACCTGCGCCGGTATGCAATATATGTTCGAAGGCACCCCCTCTTTGACTTCGCTGGATTTGCATACGGGGCCGAACGGTGAGTGGGATGTTTCCGGCGTGACGAGCATGATGGAGATGTTTGATGGACTCTACGACACTTGGAGGCATCCTGATAAGCATGAACGTCTGAAGACCATCGACATTACCGGATGGGACACCAGCAACGTCGAAGACATGGAGATGATGTTTGCTTACAGGCCTCTCCTCACTGAAATCAAGGGCGTGGGCCAGTTGAAGGTAACCAAGGTCCGGAGGTTCAGGTTTATGTTCGGTCAAGACCATTCGTTGACCGACATCGATATCTCCGGTTGGGAGCCGACCCATAATTATCCATGGGACGATGGCCCCGACTCCGATCACATGTTCGAAGGCACGAAAATCACTTCGCTGGATCTGAGCGGCTTCCGCGGCGGCCCCTTCTGGGGCGGTATGGAGGGGCAGTTCCCCATGGGCGTGAAGAGGTTCACCGTCGGTCCCGACACCGTGCTGTGCAGGAATGGTGACTGGGATAAGGACAAAGACGCCAACGGCATGACCGTATGCACCTATGGTTTCAATTTTCATGTCCGTCCTGGCAGAAAATACAGCATATATGAGAGCGACGATAATCTCGACTATAACGACGAAGGTCTCGACCCTGATTACACCGGGCGTTGGGCGCAATTCCCATTGGACGACGACGGCACCGGTCTGCCACTATGGATCGGGAAGAAGGACGGTGACACCAACTACGGTCAAGATGCGGAAGACGAACTCAACCAGCGCGTCACTAACTCCAATGTCGACCCGGCCAGCGGCATTGGCGCGGGCGTGTATGAGTGGCAGGAAAGCAGGGTGATCGTCAATTACGCACCGAACGGCCCGCAAGGCACCACGGTTTCGTTCGACGGGACGCCCGGCAAACTCATGCCCCAGCAGATTCAGCCTGTAGGGGACGCGGATACCAGCCTGAAGCCGAACGTCACCGTCAACCCGAAGGGCGCCTATACCACTGATGGCTGGCGTGTGGCCAGTTGGAACACGAAGGCTGACGGCACCGGCAAGTCGGTGGCGGCGGATGGCACCGGCAAGATTCATTTCCATTCCGGGCAATCCACGTTGTACGCCCAGTGGGAGAAAGTGGCGCCGCAGCCTAATCCGGGAACTAATCCCGGTACAAACCCGGGCGCGGGTACAAATCCCGGGACCGATCCAGGTACAAAGCCAGGTAGTGGAACCGACACGAAGCCGGGAACTGGTTCTGACACGAAGCCGGGCAATGGTTCCGGGTCTGACTCGGGAACGAAGCCGGGCAAGAATCCGGGAACGAAACCGGGCAAGAAGCCAGGTGCCAATCCTGCAGTAAGGCCTGACCAGCCGAAGAAGCCGGGCGCGGATAAAGGCAAGTCCGATAAGGATAAGCCGGGCACGAGCGTGCCATCCGACACTTCCAATGGCTCCAAGCCTTCCGCGCCGTCTGCTCGTGCAGCAGGTACCACGCCGGTGACGGCTCTGCCATCGGTTCCGAATGTTCTGCGCCGTGCGCCTGTGGCCGCGGCTCCTGCGCCTTTGGCTGGAGGGTCTGACGCTGTTCCTGACCTGCTGAACAAGGCTCCAAGGCGCTACAAAGCGTGCCAGGTGGCGTGGGTGGCGTCCGGGGCGCCATGCCCGTCCGAGAACACCACCGCCGTCGTGTCGCCCACGCATATGCGTTCGCCGATAGGAGCATTGCTGGCCGTTCTGCTGCCGTTCCTGTTTATCCTCCTGGCGATGGCGCTCAGGCGCAAACAGGACCTGCTGCCGGTGCGTCATGCGGCCGAGTGGTCCTTCCCCCGGTGA
- a CDS encoding ATP-binding protein, whose protein sequence is MIDRPYYLDWLERWRAKDPIKVVTGMRRSGKSKILEIFRDRLAQSGVSPKNIIAINFESLDEDYPTQAKPLYDYIVKRLQPGLNYVFFDEIQHVEHFEKAVDALYIRKDTDLYITGSNAKLLSSELATLLTGRYVELNMFPLSFAEYRSTRPESETDDQSFERYLTYGGLPYTAYLDDEQSIADYLGGVFNTILVKDIAVRRPKLDMPAFNAVAAFLADNVGNLTSVNGIANTMKQEHTAVSRNTVQEYIVAMCENYLLFRADRYDLKGKFYLRTTEKYYLGDPGFRFWFLGKSGGDTGHRIENVVYLELLRRYRNVSIGKTGNKEIDFCATDESGIHYFQVSQTVLDPSTLARELAPLQAVDDNHPKTLLTLDRIGNGDHAGIKQLNLLDWLLDE, encoded by the coding sequence ATGATAGACCGTCCTTATTATCTGGACTGGCTGGAACGCTGGCGAGCCAAGGACCCCATCAAAGTGGTGACGGGGATGCGCCGCAGCGGAAAGTCCAAGATACTCGAGATCTTTCGGGACCGGCTTGCCCAATCCGGCGTCAGCCCCAAGAACATCATCGCCATCAACTTCGAGAGTCTGGACGAGGACTACCCCACGCAGGCCAAGCCGCTCTACGACTACATCGTCAAGCGTCTGCAGCCGGGGCTCAACTATGTCTTCTTCGACGAAATCCAGCATGTCGAGCACTTCGAGAAGGCCGTCGACGCGCTATACATCCGCAAAGACACCGACCTCTATATCACCGGTTCGAACGCAAAGCTGCTTTCCAGCGAACTGGCGACGCTGCTCACCGGCCGATATGTCGAGCTCAATATGTTCCCGCTTTCGTTCGCGGAATACCGCAGCACGCGCCCAGAGTCCGAGACCGACGATCAGTCGTTCGAACGCTACCTCACCTACGGCGGCCTGCCTTACACCGCCTACCTCGACGACGAACAGAGCATCGCCGACTACCTCGGCGGAGTCTTCAACACCATCCTTGTGAAGGATATCGCCGTACGCCGGCCCAAGCTCGACATGCCGGCGTTCAACGCGGTCGCCGCATTTCTGGCGGACAACGTCGGCAACCTGACCTCCGTCAACGGCATCGCCAATACGATGAAACAGGAGCATACCGCGGTTTCGCGCAACACCGTCCAGGAATACATCGTGGCGATGTGCGAGAACTACCTGCTGTTTCGCGCCGATCGATATGACCTTAAGGGCAAGTTCTATTTGCGTACGACCGAAAAGTACTATCTCGGAGACCCGGGATTCAGGTTCTGGTTCCTTGGCAAGTCCGGCGGCGACACCGGCCACCGCATCGAAAACGTCGTCTACCTCGAGCTTTTACGCCGTTATCGCAACGTATCGATCGGTAAAACCGGCAACAAGGAGATTGACTTCTGCGCCACCGACGAGTCCGGCATCCATTACTTCCAGGTCTCGCAGACCGTGCTCGATCCTTCGACCCTCGCCCGCGAGCTCGCGCCGCTGCAGGCCGTCGACGACAACCACCCCAAGACCCTGCTGACGCTAGACCGTATCGGCAACGGCGACCACGCCGGCATCAAACAGCTCAACCTCCTCGACTGGCTGCTCGACGAATAA
- a CDS encoding amino acid permease, with product MESGNTATNAETNAKAANDSSAKSTAAKGATANASRPGSGSGNGSAGEESNQLERGLSNRHVQFIAIGGTIGTGLFLGSGKSIAFTGPSIILVYILVGLVMFLLMRAIGELMYHDPDQHTFINFIGRYLGSGWGHFAGWTYWIVLILMGLSEITAVGTYFVTFFDTFGFNLRAWQPLIEVCFLAALAVINLIAVKAFGETEFWFSMIKITLIVGLIVTAVVMVVVNFHYPAVQVHGVDHISPAGHAGLDNIFNGLTMAPNGWLAFLMSFQMVFFSYEMIEFVGVTVSETKNPRKVLPKAINEIIMRILIFYVGALIAIMLIVPWQSFKPNKDGSFASPFIMVFQYAGLKWASALVFFVVITAASSALNSLLYSAGRHLFQLAEVSKSPTLKKLGVVSKNKVPARAIVVSACFILLSPVINAIPQISSAFVLFASASSAAIIFIYILTMVAHQCYRRSSDFEADGFVMPAYRLTNTLTILFFVFIYATLFLAPDTRGSAVAGLVWLVLFGGYSLIRYRGKEAELLN from the coding sequence ATGGAAAGCGGGAATACTGCGACCAATGCCGAAACCAACGCCAAAGCTGCAAACGATTCGTCGGCAAAGAGCACTGCGGCAAAGGGCGCTACGGCGAACGCTTCCCGGCCCGGCAGCGGCAGTGGCAACGGCAGCGCGGGCGAGGAGAGCAACCAGCTCGAGCGCGGCCTGAGCAACCGTCACGTCCAGTTCATCGCCATCGGCGGCACCATCGGCACCGGCCTGTTCCTGGGCTCCGGCAAGTCGATCGCCTTCACCGGCCCCAGCATCATTCTGGTCTACATCCTCGTCGGCTTGGTCATGTTCCTGTTGATGCGGGCCATCGGTGAGCTGATGTATCACGACCCGGACCAGCACACGTTCATCAATTTCATCGGCCGCTACCTCGGCTCCGGCTGGGGCCATTTTGCGGGCTGGACCTACTGGATCGTCCTTATCCTTATGGGCCTGAGCGAAATCACCGCGGTCGGCACGTATTTCGTCACTTTCTTCGACACGTTCGGCTTCAATCTGCGCGCCTGGCAGCCGCTGATCGAGGTCTGCTTCCTCGCGGCGCTGGCGGTGATCAACCTGATCGCTGTGAAGGCGTTCGGCGAGACGGAATTCTGGTTCTCGATGATCAAGATCACGCTGATCGTCGGCCTGATCGTCACCGCCGTGGTCATGGTCGTCGTCAACTTCCACTATCCGGCCGTCCAGGTCCACGGCGTCGACCACATCAGCCCGGCAGGCCACGCCGGTCTTGACAACATCTTCAACGGCCTGACCATGGCGCCGAACGGCTGGCTCGCCTTCCTGATGAGCTTCCAGATGGTCTTCTTCTCCTACGAGATGATCGAGTTCGTGGGCGTCACCGTCTCTGAGACGAAGAACCCGCGCAAGGTGCTGCCGAAGGCGATCAACGAGATCATCATGCGCATCCTCATCTTCTATGTCGGCGCGTTGATCGCCATCATGCTCATCGTGCCGTGGCAGTCGTTCAAGCCCAACAAGGACGGCTCCTTCGCCTCCCCGTTCATCATGGTCTTCCAGTACGCGGGCCTCAAGTGGGCCTCGGCGCTGGTCTTTTTCGTGGTCATCACCGCCGCGTCCTCGGCGCTCAATTCGCTGCTCTACTCCGCCGGCCGGCACCTCTTCCAGCTGGCCGAGGTCTCGAAGTCGCCCACGCTCAAGAAACTCGGCGTCGTGTCGAAAAACAAGGTGCCGGCGCGGGCCATCGTGGTCTCCGCCTGCTTCATCCTGCTTTCGCCGGTTATCAACGCGATTCCGCAGATTTCCAGCGCGTTCGTGCTCTTCGCCTCGGCCTCCAGCGCCGCGATCATCTTCATCTACATCCTGACGATGGTGGCGCACCAGTGCTACCGCCGTTCCTCCGATTTCGAGGCCGACGGCTTCGTGATGCCGGCCTACAGGCTCACGAATACGCTGACGATCCTCTTCTTCGTGTTCATCTACGCCACGTTGTTCTTGGCTCCCGACACCCGCGGTTCGGCCGTCGCCGGGCTGGTCTGGCTGGTGCTTTTCGGCGGTTACAGCCTGATTCGCTATCGCGGGAAAGAAGCCGAGCTCTTAAACTGA